The Oscillospiraceae bacterium genome contains the following window.
AGCAGTGCAAGACTGGTCGCTACATCGGCAAGGGCCGGCACCTCCTGCAGGCGGCAGGGGCCGCGGCAGAGCAGCGTGGCCGCCAGCAGCGGCAGCGTGCTGTTTTTGGCGGCCGCCGGGCGGATGCGCCCATGCAGAGCCTGTTTGCCGGTAATGGTGATCATCTGCATGAGCGGGCCTCCCCCGAAGAAATATAGAATTGTATGCAAAAAGGCTTCCCCCGAGGGGGAAGCTGTCAGCGGTGCTGACTGATGGGGGCGTGTTTGCCGCAGCAGTACATTGCCGGGCAATGATGGAAAGCCTGCCCCTCATCCGGCCCTGCGGGGCCACCTTCCCCCGAAGGGGAAGGCTGGGGTATATCTTCTACCCTGTTATATGCCGCCTGCCCGGCAACATATTACACCAGCATCGGCTGCAGCTGCACCCCGCGCAGGGCAGCGTCCAGCGTATCGGGCAGCAGGGTGAAATCACTTTTCAGGCTGCGGGGCTTTTTGTAGCAGTCATCCTGACCGAAGGGCACAAAATAGTAGCTGCGCCGCTGCAAAAGCTGGCCCAGCGCCGGGGCGCTGCCCGCCAGACCATCGTTGGTGGAGGGGGCCAGTATGATCGGCCGGCCGCCACGCAGAAGGCTTTTGGCCGCCAGCGTCACCGGGGTCGCGCTGATGCCCGCCGCCAGCAGCGCCATCGTTGTGCCGGTGGCGGGGGCAATGATAAGGGCGTCGGCCAGCTTTTGCGGGCCGAGCGGCTCCACGCCCTGCAGTGTTGTGAGCGGTTCATGGCCGGTCAGCTCCAACAGGGTCTGCCGCAGGGCTGCTGCAGTGCCGAAGCGGGTGTCCAGCCCTGCCGCGCTGGCGCTGAGAATGGGCAGGATCTCCCACCCGCGCGCCGTCAGCACCTGTATCTGGGGCAGCACGGCGGAAAAGCTGCAAAAGCTGCCGCACAGCGCAAAGGCGGCAGTGCGTTTCGGCCGGGTCGTCATGGCTCGCTCCTTTCTTTCTGTTCTTCGCGTTCTTCCAGAATGGCCAGCACGGTCTGGGCAATCAGCGCTCCCGCGGTCTGCGGGGCGCAGCGCCCCGGCAGGGCCAGTGCATGCTCGGCGTGCAGGCCCAGCTCCTCGGCGGCGGCAAAGTCGGTGCCGCCGGGCAGGCTGGCAAGGTCGATGATCAGCGCCCCGGCCGGCAGCCGCTGCAAAAGCGTGCGCGGCAGCACCGGCGCGGGGATCGTGTTGATGACGGCGTCGAACCCCGGCAGCAGCGCGGGCAGGGCAGTCAGCGCAGCGGCGCGGCAGCCGCTGCAGCGGGCGTTGGCGCGCTGCTCGGGGCTGCGGGCAGCCACGGTGACCCGCCCGCCCAGCAGCGCCAGACGACGCGCCACGGCGCGGCCCACCCGGCCGTAGCCCAGCACAAGAAAGGCACTCTCCCAGATCGTGCGCTCCCGCAGGCGGAGCAGCAGCTCAAGGCAGCCCTCGGCCGTGGGGACGGCGTTCAGACATTCCAGCTCGGGCCGCCGGAAATAGTCGATCAGCGGCAGTCCGGCCTCCCGCGCGGCCAGCCGTACCGGCAGACCGGGGCGCCCTGCCAGAATCAGCGTCCCCTGCCCCGCACCCTGCAGGGCGCGGGCGACCTCATCGCTGACGCGGCCCTGGGACATCGGCAGCAGGATATAATCCGCTGCGGCGGCGTTGTCGGCGGCGGTCACGCCGCAGCCTGCGCGGCGCAGCACACGGGCCGCCGCCTGCTGGCGGGCATCGTGGCCCACCACACAGAAGGTCTTTGGCATACGCGCTCACCTCGTTTTGTTTTGCGCCATACTATGTCCTGCCCGCGCAGAGTGTGAACATCCGCTGACGGCCCGCCCCTTCGGCTGCGGACGGACGGTGACAGCAAAAAAGGCACCCATCCCGTTTGGGATGAGTGCCTTGGGAATCAATAGAGCTTCAGACCATCGCAGCGGCTGCGCCAGACGGCCAGCGGGTCGATGGGAACGGTGCCAATGCGCATCTCTGCCACAACGGCCTTGCTGCAGCCGCCCAGCAGCTGGCCCTGCTTGACGGTATCACCGGTCTTGACATCCAGCGAGGCGAGACCGTAGAAGATGCTCTTGAGGCCTGCGCCGTGCTCGATCACGAGGGTGTTGCCATAGAGGCCGCCGAGGTCCTTCGCCAGCAGCACACGGCCGCTGGCAGGGGCAATCATCGAGCCTTTGCCGTTTTTGGGGCGGATGATCACATTGGTCGAGGTGCGCCCGCCGTAGCCGTAGTTGGTGCCCCGCTCACTGTAGGAGCGGCCTGCGTACTCGGTCATGCCGTAGGTCAGCGGAGTGTCAAAGCTGTCGAGGAAGGGCTGCACAAAGCCGCCTACGGACCACTGGATCTTGTCGTCCACAGTGGCAAACAGCTTGCTGACCGCCGCCGGGGCATCATCCTCGCCGATGTAGGGCGCGGCCATCTGAGAGGTTTTGCTGTAGTCCTTGTAGCTGAAGGAGCCTGCGCGCACCGACAGGGAGAGGGTCTCGGTGTAGCCGTCGGCCGATACCTCCAGATCAATGTTGCCGGGCTTCTGGTTCCATGGGATAGGCAGGTAGCAGATCCAGCCGCTGCCGGCCTTGACAAAGCCGACATTTTTGAGGGTGGTCTTGATGGCCGGGGCATCCTGCCCGAGGGTCTGGCCGACCCGCACCGCCGCCACACCGCCCTGTGCCACGCTGTCGGTCGCCAGCTGGATGGACGGCTTGATGCTGACCGTAAAGCGGAACTGCCAGGTCTCGGTGCCGGTCACGGTCGCCTCGTCAGCGGGGGTGCCGCTTGTGCTGACGATCAGCTTGGCATCGTAGGTGCCGTTCTCAGCAAAACGGTAGCTGCGGAAGCCGGTGGCGCTGCCGTCATAGATGGATTCCCCGGCGGCATCGGTGATGGTCAGCTGGGCGCTGTAGCCGCCCGGCGTGACGACCAGATCGGGGGAAGCACCGGATACCGGCAGCGCCAGCTCGGCCGGGGTGGGGTTCAGCGTCTCGGCATAGGTGCGGCGGAGCCAGCTGCCAACGATCGGCACATGCCATTTGTAGGCGGTGGGGGCAAGCTCCTGTCCGTCAAAGGTGGCCTTGATCTGGGGCAGCATATCGGGGGTGGCATTGTGGTAGAGCCACGCTACGCCGCCGCACGCGATGACCAGCACAAAAAGCACGACCAGCAGCAGCCAGCGCAGCATGCCGGTCACACCGCGCCCAAGCTTTTGGGTAAGGGTGTCCGCAGGCTCCTCCTCGGTGTCCTCCTCAGTGCTGTCCGGTTCGGCGGGCGGCGCATCGGGGGTATCCTCGGCGGGGGTGTCTGCCAGCCCGGCCATGATCTGGGCGATGGAAAGCTGTGCCGTGCGGGCGATGGTGTCCGCGCGGGCCTTTTCCTCGGGGGCGTCCTCCTCTGTGGAATCCTCCTGCGGGGCATCCTGCGGTGCATTGGCCGCACCCTCGTCTGCATCGGGTACAGGCTGCTCCGGCTCTGCGGAGGCAGTATCTTCGGGGGCAGGCTCGGCCGCCGCTGCTTCATCGGTGCCGGTATCCGACAGGGCTGCCTCGGCAGGCTCTGCCGGTTCCGACTGCTCGGCGGCCTCGGGCTGTGCCGGGGCCGTTTCAGATGCTGTTTCAGGGGCTTCCGGCAGCGACACGGGGACGGCATCTGGCTGCGGGGCGTCCGGGACCTCGGGTACCTGCAGGGGTGCAGGTGCAGTTTCTGCGGGGGTCTCCGGGGTATCGCTCACAGCCGGCTGCTGCTTCGGCGCTGCCGTGGCAGCGGGCTTTTTGGGCTTGCCCTTGGCCGCTGACTTTTTGCGGCTGCGCCTGCGGGGCGCGGCGGGGGCTTTTTCGGCCCAGTCCACGCCGGCTGCGGCTTTCTTCTCTTCTTCCATGCTTACTCCCACTCTCTTAGCACACCCGGCCATACACACGGCACGGCGGGCCGGGGGCACCGCGCCGATCGTAACATTCTATGGGCGGCATCGCCGTGCGATGCCTGCGTTATTCAGCCTCACGGAATTGCAGACCGCTGCTGCCGTTCAGGGCAAGCTGCGGGTCGGTGGATTTGCTGCCGATGCGCAGCTCATAGATCAGGCTGTGGCTCGTCCCGGCAGTACCCAGCGGGTCGCCGGTGGAAACCGACTGCCCGCGCACAACGCCGACCGTTTCCAGACCGTACAGATAGCTTTTTACGCCGCAGCCGTGGTCGATGACCACAGTGCCGCCGGTCAGGGTCAGCGTGCCGGCAAACACGATGTTACCGGCCTGAGGGGCGGTGACAGTCTCGCCGTCTGCGGCGGCATAGGTCAGGCCGGTGGCCTGGCCGCTGCGCTGGCCGTCCACCATCTGGGTGGTGCCGTAGGCCAGACTGACAGCACCGGCGCTGGGGGCCTCGAACCGGCCGTTCCATAGCTTGGCGGAGCTGCCGGTGGTGTAAAGCGGCCAGATCGCGTTGCGGAACTCCTCTCCGCCGCCGACATCCTCCTCCGCCGGGACGGAGACGGTGTCGTACAGTGTGCGGGTCACCGTCAGGGTGATCTCCTTTTGCAGGGTGCCGCAGGTCAGCTGCAGCGCATGGTCGCCGCCCTCGGCGTTGTAGGTTACGGGCAGGTAGCCCATGTACCCCGTGGCGGTCTTGCGGAACCATACCTCGCCGAGATCACTCTCAACGGTCGGCTCGCCGTCCAGAATACCGGACAGCTGGATCGCCACGATGCTGCCCTGCGGCGCGCGCTCGCTGCTCAGGGTGACCTTGGGGTTCATCGCCATTGTGTAGCCTGCGCGGTAGGCGTACCAGCCCACCGGGTCACCGGGGGCATCACTGTCGCTGTGGTGGGCAGTCACGAGAATCTGATACGCGCCGTTCTGGGTGTAGGTATAGGTGTTGCAGTCGGTCAGGCCGCCCGACCAGACGGTGCCGTCTGGCGCGGTGATCTGCACCTCGGCCGCTGTGACCCATTCGGGCAGGGTCAGCGCGGGGATCGTATCGGTGAAGGTGCCGAGCTTCTGCACGGTCAGGTTGGTCGGGCTTTCATAGGTCTTGCTGACCTTGTCGCCCAGCACGGGTATGGCCCAGTCCCAGCCGTTGGCGGTCAGCGTCAGCCCGCCGAACTGCACGGGCTGCTGGGGAAGTCGGTCCTCGCCGGTGCGGCTGTAGAGAAACGCCGCTGTTCCGCCAAGGATCGCGGCAACCATGGCGGCGACCATCACCAGCCAAAGCAGCAGTTTGCGCATGATCTAGCTTTCTCCATTAACAAAAGACTGGGCGCCGTCAGGTCAGCGCCCAGCCGGTTCGTATTCGGTCACACAGGACCCCGATGGGGATTACTCCTCGGTGTTGGGGGCATCGGGGATCTTCTCGTAGGTGGTGGTGTCCTCGGCGTTGGTGTCGTCCTCGTCATCGAAATCGTCATAATCATCGCTGAAGAGCAGGCGCTCGTACTCGTCCAGTTCCTTCTCACGGTGATGCAGGTAGAGGGCGGCGGCGGTCAGGGCACCGGCAGCGGCAAACAGGAAGGCCAGAGCGGCACCGAAGGTGGTCTTTTTCATCATGATAAAAACTCCTTTGCAAAAGCTGCGCTGCTGCGTCAGCTTAGTGAAATGTTTCCAGCGTGTCAAAAAATCACATTCTTGCCCTATTGAATGTGTAGGGGCGACCATTGGTCGCCCGCCAACTTGGCGCAGCAATGCGTTTTCCAAGAAGGCTTTTTCACAGACAAACGGACACGGGCGAGCAATGCGCGCCCCTACAAGAGCTTTTGACAGTCTGATGATCCGATTTACTGATTTTATTATACCCGACATCCCGCGCAAATACAACAGCGTAATTGTAAAATATTGCGCGCAGCGTCCCCCGGCAGAGGCATCAGAACAGCCGGTCGGTCGGGTACAGCCCGGCCTCGCTCATCTGCTTGAGAGCGGCGACAAGCTCGGGCTTGTCCTCGCGGTAGGTGATGCCGTGCCATTTGTCGGCGCTGGTCAGCACATGGACATCGGCCTCGCCATTGTTCAGCGCGTTCGTCACGACGGTGGGCAGATAGTACTCGCATTTCAGCGGGTTGACGGGCAGATTCTCCTTCAAAAACGCCGCAAACCCGGCCTTTGCATCGCGGACATAGGCGGGCGTGAAGCCCCACAGATTCATCGAAACAACGGCGTCTGCAGGCAGGTCGCACCAGCTTTTGCCGCCGTCCTCGCTGTAATGGATGCCGCCGTCATACGGCTCAATGCAGGTGCGCTCGGTCACGCTGACGAGGTTGTGCTGCGCATCGGTCACGCAGACGCCGCGGCTGACGCTGCCATTGGCGCTGACCGTGTTGCCCAGCAGGAAGCCCACCATCGCCCAGGCGTAGCGGTCGCCGTCGGCGTGGGTGCTGAGATAGTCGTAGACAAGGCGGAAGCCCTGCGGGCCGTAGTAGTCATCCGCGTTGATGACCGCGAACGGTGCATCGCCGATGGCCTGCTCTGCCACAAGGATGGCGTGGGCCGTGCCCCAGGGCTTGACGCGCCCCTCCGGCACGGTGAACCCCTCCGGCAGCTTGTCGAGCTGCTGGTAGGCATAGCGGACCTCAAACCCGGCGCGCAGGGCGCGGGCGCCGACAGCCTCCTTGAAGGCCTGCTCGATCTCATGCTTGATGATGAAAACAACGGTCTCGAACCCGGCGCGGCGGGCATCGTAAAGGCTGTAGTCCAGAATGGCCTCGCCGGACGGCCCCACCGGGTCGATCTGCTTGAGCCCGCCGTAGCGGCTGCCCATACCGGCAGCCATGACAACAAGGATAGGTTTGGTAGACATGGAAATTCCCTCACTGATATGGTATTGCAATGTTAGAATATGGCAGGGGCGTCGAGGACGCCGCCCCCTACAGTACGCAGGATAAACAACTGCTTTTATAATACTGCGTTTCCCCTTCCGTTGCAACCCCTGACAAAATACAAAAATTCCATAAAAAAACGGCAGATTGTGACGCAGTTTGCTATGGCAACTTTGCACAGAAGATGCTATAATGAGGAAAACCATGACCGGGAGGGAGAACGAAGATGGAACATACCGGAAAGCGCGCGCTGGTGCTGGCGGGGGGCGGTGCCAAGGGCAGCTACCAGATCGGTGTCTGGCATGCCCTGCAGGCGCTGGACTGGACGCCGGATATCATCACCGGGGCCAGTGTCGGCACCCTGAACGGCTGCCTTTTCACGATGGGCAAGGCCCGCGAGGCAGAGGAGCTTTGGCGCAGTCTGGAGATCCATGATGTGCTGGAGATTCCCGAATCGCTCAAGCGCGAGGAGCTGCGCGCCTTCTTCCTCGATATTTTCCGCAGCGGCGGGCTGAATGTTGAGCCGCTGGCTGAGACGATTGACCGGCTGATCGACGAGGATGCCGTGCGGCATTCCGCCATTCATTTCGGCCTTGTCATGACGGAGCTTGGCAGCCTGCGCAGCGTGCAATGCCCGATCGAGGAGATCCCCGAGGGGCAGCTCAAGGACTATATGCTGGCGTCCAGCGCCTGCTTCCCTGCCCTGCGCCCGCGGGAAATTGACGGTGTAAAGTACATTGACGGCGGCTGGCGGGATAATATGCCGTTGGATCTGGCCGCCCGCATGGGCGCGACCGAGTTGCTTGGAGTCGATGTGGACGGCATCGGCATCGTGCGGCCCAACACGACTGGCCTGCCCACCCGCATTGTGCGCAGCCATTGGGACCTTGGCCCCACGCTGGACTTTGACCCCGCCCGCGCCGGGCGCAACATTGCGCTGGGCTATTTTGATACGCTGCGCCTGTTCGGCCGGTGCGGCGGCACGGCCTACGCCATGCTGCCCGATAACGAGGAATACCTTGCCCATTTCGCGGAGCGGTACCAGAAAAACCTTGCCGAGGTCTGCGCCCGCGCACCCGAGATAGATCTGGTCGAGAAGAATGCCCGCACCCGGGCAAACTACCCGGCCCCTTATGCGCCGAACCCCAGCGCCCCGACCCGCGGCGCGCTGGCCCCGCTGGAGCTGGCGGCAGAGCGTGTCGGCGTGCCTGAGGACATTCCGTATACCCCGAAGCTGCTGGCTGCGACCTTTATGGGCAGCTTTGACAAGGACCCGGCAGACCGGTTCCCCGCCCTGCTGGAGGGAAAAGAAAACACCCTTGTGACCGAGCGCGCCATTGCCGCCGCCGTGCCGGAGGAGTTTGTGACCGCCCTTGTCAGCAAGACGCTTGGGGAGATGCCGATTTTGTAAAAAGGCCCTTCCTTTTGGGGAAGGCTGAGGAGATTCAAAAAGGAGGCCTACTCTATGCACACCTACACCGGCGTGCCGGCATCGTCCGGTATTGTGGTCGGCCCGGTCGAGCAGATCGACCACGGCACCACAGGGCTGCACCGCATCGTCTGTGACCCGTTCCGGGAGCGCGCGCTCTATGATGTGGCCGTTGTGCTGGCCAAGGACGAGCTGCGCCGGCTGAGCCAGCGCGCCAAAGGCCCCGATGCGGATATTCTGCTGTTTCAGATCGCCCTGCTGGAGGATGAATCCTTCACCAACGAGATCGGCGATTATATCGCCGCCGGTGCGGGCGGTGCCGCCGCCGTTGAGCGGGCAGAACAGATCTTTGCAGACCGGCTGAAGAATGTGGACGATGAGTATATCCGGGAGCGCAGTGTCGATGTCTGCGATGTCTGCCGCCGGGTCGTGGATATTCTGGACGGCCGCCCGCGCCGGCGGCTGCATCTCAAGCGGCCGAGCATTCTGGTCGCGGATCGGTTTTTCCCCAGCGATCTGTTCAGCCTTGACCGCCGGATGGTGCTGGGGCTTGCCAGCGATCAGGACAGCACGATCAGCCACGCCGCCATTATGGCGCGCAGCATGGGAATCCCGGCGGTGGTGCAGCTGGGGGACGGCGCAGCCGCCATGGCGGTGGGCCGCCGCGCGATCCTCGATGCCGACAACGGCACACTGGTGGTCGAGCCGGACGGCGCGCAGATCGCCCGGGTGGACTGCCAGATCGCATTGAGCCGCCTGCACGGCCAGCAGCCTGACCCTGTGGCCGCCCTGCCCTGCCTGACCAAGGGCGGCACAGCCTTCCGCCTGATGCAGACCTGCAACCTGATCGACAACGAGGTGCCCCATACGCAGGGGGCGGCGGGCATCGGCATCGTGCGCTCCGAGAGCGCGATCCTTTGCGAGCAGAGCGAGCAGACCCAGACGAGCCGCCTGAAGGAATATCTGCGCTCGGCCGAGGGCGTCCCCGTGGTACTGCGCACCTGCGATACCCGCGCCGATGATGATGCCCCCTGGTCTGCCGAGCTGCAGGCGCGGCTGGGCGGAAACCGGCTGTTCAAGTCCCAGATCCGTGCGCTGCTGCGCGCCGCCCCGGAGGGGCATCTGTGTGTCGTGTTCCCGATGGTAAAGGATGCGGCAGACTGGGATAGATGCCTGCAGGAGGTCAATGACTGCAAGGATGAGCTGCAGATCAGCGGTGTTGAGATCGGGATGCCGATGCTGGGCTGTGTGATAGATATGCCCTCGGCCGCTCTGATGGCCGCCGACATCATGGACCGCGGCGCCCAGCTGATGGTTATTGACGCGGAGGACCTGACCCGCTACACGCTGGGCCTTGTGCATAACCCCACCGCTGCCGTGGGCCAGCTGACAAACCCCGCTGTGCTGCGGCTGGTCAAGAGTGTGGTGGAGCAGGCTGCGGCCCGCAGTGTGCCGGTCTATATCTGCGGCATCACGGTGGCGGCGGTGAATGCCATGCCGGAGTACCTCAAGCTCGGTGTGCGCACCTTCAGCGCAGAGCCTGCCGCGCTGCTGCCGCTGAAGAAGCTGCTGATGGAGCAGGAGGTCTGAACCTGTACCCTTGCAGCGCTTAACAAAATGAAAATGCCCGCCGTTTTCACGGCGGGCATTGTTCATGCGATCAATTACTGAGCAGCAGCCTTGTTGGCGCGCTTAGCCATGCGGCTGATCTTGCGGGCAGCGGTGTTCTTATGGATGACACCCTTGCTCTTAGCAGAGTCGATGGCAGAGACAGCAACCTTAACGACGGTCTCCTTGTCAGCAGCATTGCTGTCGATGGCAGCGTTTGCCTTCTTGACAACTGTTTTCAGGTTGGACTTGACGACCTTATTGTGCAGGGCCTCTTTCTTGGCCTGAACAACGCGATCCTTCTGAGATTTAATATTAGGCATTCGTTCCACCTCCTTAGTTCCCCATAACAGTACAAGTTATCCTATCATACTTTTTGCAAAGTTGCAAGTGGTTTTTGAAAAAAACTTCATAGAAAGCAAAAAAAGCGCATAAAATTTGGGTGCAGAGGGGGTGTGTGCCATGCAAAGACTGCGCCGGTGGGCCTCGGCGGCGGTGTACGGGGGTGCTTTTGCGGCCGGGGTGCTGGCGGTTGGGGCAGCGCTGGCGTTCTGCCCCGGGCGCGCCTGGCTGCTGCGCGGGGCGCTCTATCTGCAGGACCCTGCGGCTGCGGCGGCGCTTGACTGGCCCGCCGCCCCGGCACAGAGTGTCAGCAGCCCGCAGCGGCCGGAAAGCCGCCCCACGCCGCTGCCCACGCCCTGCCCTGCCCCAGCACCGTCCGCAACGCCGCAGCCGTCCGCAGCCCCCACGGCCACACCGCTGCCCAGCGCCGCGCCCGAGCTGGCGGACGCGGGCCGCATCCGTGCGGTGCAGCTGCGGCAGGGCAGCGGCACCGGCTATCTGCAGCTTGCGGCGGGCAGCATCAAAAACAGCACCGAGCATCCGGACGCTGACCTGCGCGCCGCCGTCACGACCCCCAGCCTGCCTTTTTCTATAGAAAGGGACAGCGCCGCACCGCAGGTGCTGATCATGCACACCCACGCCACGGAAAGCTACCAGCTTTGGCCCGACCTTGTCTAT
Protein-coding sequences here:
- a CDS encoding phosphatase; its protein translation is MMKKTTFGAALAFLFAAAGALTAAALYLHHREKELDEYERLLFSDDYDDFDDEDDTNAEDTTTYEKIPDAPNTEE
- a CDS encoding dipicolinate synthase subunit B, with protein sequence MTTRPKRTAAFALCGSFCSFSAVLPQIQVLTARGWEILPILSASAAGLDTRFGTAAALRQTLLELTGHEPLTTLQGVEPLGPQKLADALIIAPATGTTMALLAAGISATPVTLAAKSLLRGGRPIILAPSTNDGLAGSAPALGQLLQRRSYYFVPFGQDDCYKKPRSLKSDFTLLPDTLDAALRGVQLQPMLV
- a CDS encoding patatin-like phospholipase family protein → MEHTGKRALVLAGGGAKGSYQIGVWHALQALDWTPDIITGASVGTLNGCLFTMGKAREAEELWRSLEIHDVLEIPESLKREELRAFFLDIFRSGGLNVEPLAETIDRLIDEDAVRHSAIHFGLVMTELGSLRSVQCPIEEIPEGQLKDYMLASSACFPALRPREIDGVKYIDGGWRDNMPLDLAARMGATELLGVDVDGIGIVRPNTTGLPTRIVRSHWDLGPTLDFDPARAGRNIALGYFDTLRLFGRCGGTAYAMLPDNEEYLAHFAERYQKNLAEVCARAPEIDLVEKNARTRANYPAPYAPNPSAPTRGALAPLELAAERVGVPEDIPYTPKLLAATFMGSFDKDPADRFPALLEGKENTLVTERAIAAAVPEEFVTALVSKTLGEMPIL
- a CDS encoding PEP-utilizing enzyme; translated protein: MHTYTGVPASSGIVVGPVEQIDHGTTGLHRIVCDPFRERALYDVAVVLAKDELRRLSQRAKGPDADILLFQIALLEDESFTNEIGDYIAAGAGGAAAVERAEQIFADRLKNVDDEYIRERSVDVCDVCRRVVDILDGRPRRRLHLKRPSILVADRFFPSDLFSLDRRMVLGLASDQDSTISHAAIMARSMGIPAVVQLGDGAAAMAVGRRAILDADNGTLVVEPDGAQIARVDCQIALSRLHGQQPDPVAALPCLTKGGTAFRLMQTCNLIDNEVPHTQGAAGIGIVRSESAILCEQSEQTQTSRLKEYLRSAEGVPVVLRTCDTRADDDAPWSAELQARLGGNRLFKSQIRALLRAAPEGHLCVVFPMVKDAADWDRCLQEVNDCKDELQISGVEIGMPMLGCVIDMPSAALMAADIMDRGAQLMVIDAEDLTRYTLGLVHNPTAAVGQLTNPAVLRLVKSVVEQAAARSVPVYICGITVAAVNAMPEYLKLGVRTFSAEPAALLPLKKLLMEQEV
- a CDS encoding sugar phosphate nucleotidyltransferase translates to MSTKPILVVMAAGMGSRYGGLKQIDPVGPSGEAILDYSLYDARRAGFETVVFIIKHEIEQAFKEAVGARALRAGFEVRYAYQQLDKLPEGFTVPEGRVKPWGTAHAILVAEQAIGDAPFAVINADDYYGPQGFRLVYDYLSTHADGDRYAWAMVGFLLGNTVSANGSVSRGVCVTDAQHNLVSVTERTCIEPYDGGIHYSEDGGKSWCDLPADAVVSMNLWGFTPAYVRDAKAGFAAFLKENLPVNPLKCEYYLPTVVTNALNNGEADVHVLTSADKWHGITYREDKPELVAALKQMSEAGLYPTDRLF
- a CDS encoding peptidoglycan DD-metalloendopeptidase family protein, with product MEEEKKAAAGVDWAEKAPAAPRRRSRKKSAAKGKPKKPAATAAPKQQPAVSDTPETPAETAPAPLQVPEVPDAPQPDAVPVSLPEAPETASETAPAQPEAAEQSEPAEPAEAALSDTGTDEAAAAEPAPEDTASAEPEQPVPDADEGAANAPQDAPQEDSTEEDAPEEKARADTIARTAQLSIAQIMAGLADTPAEDTPDAPPAEPDSTEEDTEEEPADTLTQKLGRGVTGMLRWLLLVVLFVLVIACGGVAWLYHNATPDMLPQIKATFDGQELAPTAYKWHVPIVGSWLRRTYAETLNPTPAELALPVSGASPDLVVTPGGYSAQLTITDAAGESIYDGSATGFRSYRFAENGTYDAKLIVSTSGTPADEATVTGTETWQFRFTVSIKPSIQLATDSVAQGGVAAVRVGQTLGQDAPAIKTTLKNVGFVKAGSGWICYLPIPWNQKPGNIDLEVSADGYTETLSLSVRAGSFSYKDYSKTSQMAAPYIGEDDAPAAVSKLFATVDDKIQWSVGGFVQPFLDSFDTPLTYGMTEYAGRSYSERGTNYGYGGRTSTNVIIRPKNGKGSMIAPASGRVLLAKDLGGLYGNTLVIEHGAGLKSIFYGLASLDVKTGDTVKQGQLLGGCSKAVVAEMRIGTVPIDPLAVWRSRCDGLKLY
- the rpsT gene encoding 30S ribosomal protein S20 gives rise to the protein MPNIKSQKDRVVQAKKEALHNKVVKSNLKTVVKKANAAIDSNAADKETVVKVAVSAIDSAKSKGVIHKNTAARKISRMAKRANKAAAQ
- a CDS encoding stage II sporulation protein P, giving the protein MQRLRRWASAAVYGGAFAAGVLAVGAALAFCPGRAWLLRGALYLQDPAAAAALDWPAAPAQSVSSPQRPESRPTPLPTPCPAPAPSATPQPSAAPTATPLPSAAPELADAGRIRAVQLRQGSGTGYLQLAAGSIKNSTEHPDADLRAAVTTPSLPFSIERDSAAPQVLIMHTHATESYQLWPDLVYDKSYAARSRNTALNVCAVGAEMARVLNEAGINTLHDTTLYDAPGYTDSYKRSRAGVQEYLARYPSIKVVLDVHRDAIEDADGTRVKPVCEIGGESTAQVMLIAGCDNGGSIVLPNWRLNLRLAAAWEAAMEESHPGLTRPVLCGYRFYNQDLTTGSLLIEVGGHANTLDEAIRAGRYAAEGLAKIL
- a CDS encoding dipicolinic acid synthetase, whose product is MPKTFCVVGHDARQQAAARVLRRAGCGVTAADNAAAADYILLPMSQGRVSDEVARALQGAGQGTLILAGRPGLPVRLAAREAGLPLIDYFRRPELECLNAVPTAEGCLELLLRLRERTIWESAFLVLGYGRVGRAVARRLALLGGRVTVAARSPEQRANARCSGCRAAALTALPALLPGFDAVINTIPAPVLPRTLLQRLPAGALIIDLASLPGGTDFAAAEELGLHAEHALALPGRCAPQTAGALIAQTVLAILEEREEQKERSEP
- a CDS encoding M23 family metallopeptidase; protein product: MRKLLLWLVMVAAMVAAILGGTAAFLYSRTGEDRLPQQPVQFGGLTLTANGWDWAIPVLGDKVSKTYESPTNLTVQKLGTFTDTIPALTLPEWVTAAEVQITAPDGTVWSGGLTDCNTYTYTQNGAYQILVTAHHSDSDAPGDPVGWYAYRAGYTMAMNPKVTLSSERAPQGSIVAIQLSGILDGEPTVESDLGEVWFRKTATGYMGYLPVTYNAEGGDHALQLTCGTLQKEITLTVTRTLYDTVSVPAEEDVGGGEEFRNAIWPLYTTGSSAKLWNGRFEAPSAGAVSLAYGTTQMVDGQRSGQATGLTYAAADGETVTAPQAGNIVFAGTLTLTGGTVVIDHGCGVKSYLYGLETVGVVRGQSVSTGDPLGTAGTSHSLIYELRIGSKSTDPQLALNGSSGLQFREAE